The following proteins are encoded in a genomic region of Lytechinus variegatus isolate NC3 chromosome 7, Lvar_3.0, whole genome shotgun sequence:
- the LOC121419388 gene encoding tubulin-folding cofactor B-like: MAGDYSVVTASYVNVQISNSLTSFASEKRFPKSITIAELKGKFELITGCNAAATDLELYTSEGKLVGPINNDDALLGSYPVEDGMRIHVINRDTNRAAGEFEDVSKVEKFEISQDEYDKRADSVRAFKKKMKMGQFKEVSPEEQARIDAEKEEKAAEEERLANAITVESRCEVAVPNAPPTKRGTVKFVGKTDFKPGFWVGVQYDEPLGKNDGSVGGKRYFECPPKYGGFVKPEYVTTGDFPEEDLDLDEM; this comes from the exons ATGGCGGGTGATTACTCCGTGGTAACGGCCAGTTATGTCAACGTGCAAATCTCGAACTCATTGACGTCATTTGCATCAGAAAAGCGATTTCCGAAAAGTATTACCATTGCTGAGCTGAAG gGTAAATTTGAGTTGATAACGGGATGCAATGCAGCAGCTACAGATCTAGAGCTCTATACATCAGAAGGAAAGTTAGTTGGAcctatcaataatgatgatgcttTGTTAGGATCTTACCCAGTAGAAGATGGAATGAGGATTCAT GTAATCAATAGGGATACCAACAGAGCTGCAGGGGAATTTGAAGATGTCTCAAAGGTGGAGAAATTTGAGATTTCTCAAGATGAATACGATAAAAGAGCAG ATTCTGTGCGAGCAttcaagaagaaaatgaagatggGACAATTCAAGGAGGTGAGTCCTGAGGAACAAGCAAGGATAGATgcagagaaagaagagaaagcaGCAGAAGAAGAAAGACTTGCTAATGCTATTACAGTGGAATCAAGATGTGAAGTTGCTGTACCTAATGCACCACCCACTAAAAGAGGAACTGTCAAATTTGTTG GGAAGACAGACTTCAAACCTGGCTTCTGGGTTGGTGTACAATATGATGAACCTCTAGGCAAGAATGATGGCAG tgTTGGTGGTAAGAGATACTTTGAATGCCCTCCTAAGTATGGTGGCTTTGTAAAACCTGAATATGTGACGACAGGTGACTTTCCTGAAGAGGACCTGGATCTGGATGAAATGTAA